The following proteins are encoded in a genomic region of Sorangiineae bacterium MSr12523:
- a CDS encoding GTPase domain-containing protein: protein MAIFDRDVGRVVVRVVYTGPPGVGKSTNVRTLANSLRARRHGEMLSPGSSGGASTEFFDWLEIDGGLVLGHPIHCQLLTTPGAYAFGKRRRLLIESADAIVLVLEASLQGMIDGRAFLEAHSLRGSTKPLVVQLNKQDTADAMDQGEVRLRLELDESVPIIAARAADGTGVRETVVLAMRNAAVVAQTAMLAKGGIEAISAPAETADALHERLKPLGESIPAPRLPDVPLPSPEIPAGGIWPSTTGRDIVRRALAGGVCVQRHDLAGQHGLADGSGASDTIILQAGSYCLKTSQRRHFSTFEAARDALVRTARLKRMLGELLPGDTVLCLASDGDNGTWLWTISPWLSTLRSRMLQADDDEDAAIDALRHFAAAAVDAMLLASRQSLILDLHPSNFALDGKRVVYVDDDVGIGANHPALGYALIQRIEECAHAPRRVEAYLDALERGITSRLHREDIEKLGLPRALEDVVIRVPSARESVDRLRTIVGAKT, encoded by the coding sequence GTGGCCATTTTCGATCGAGATGTCGGACGCGTCGTCGTACGGGTCGTCTACACGGGACCGCCGGGGGTAGGCAAATCGACGAACGTGCGCACGCTCGCCAATTCGTTGCGCGCGCGGAGGCACGGCGAGATGCTCTCCCCCGGCTCGAGCGGAGGAGCGAGCACCGAGTTCTTCGACTGGTTGGAAATCGACGGCGGGCTGGTTCTCGGCCATCCCATTCACTGCCAACTCCTCACGACGCCGGGCGCGTACGCGTTCGGCAAACGCCGGCGGCTCCTCATCGAGAGCGCCGACGCCATCGTCCTCGTGCTCGAAGCGAGTTTGCAAGGGATGATCGATGGCCGCGCCTTTCTCGAGGCGCATTCCCTGCGCGGCTCGACCAAGCCGCTGGTCGTGCAGTTGAACAAACAAGACACGGCCGACGCGATGGATCAGGGCGAGGTGCGCCTTCGGCTGGAGCTCGACGAATCGGTGCCCATCATCGCAGCGCGCGCCGCAGACGGCACGGGTGTGCGCGAGACGGTGGTGCTGGCCATGCGCAACGCGGCCGTGGTCGCGCAGACCGCCATGCTCGCGAAAGGGGGCATCGAGGCGATTTCCGCCCCCGCGGAAACGGCGGATGCACTGCACGAGCGATTGAAGCCGTTGGGCGAGAGTATCCCTGCGCCGCGCCTGCCCGATGTTCCGCTCCCCTCGCCCGAAATTCCCGCCGGCGGGATCTGGCCATCGACCACCGGGCGCGACATCGTACGACGCGCGCTCGCCGGCGGCGTGTGCGTGCAGCGGCACGATCTCGCGGGCCAGCACGGGCTCGCCGACGGCAGCGGTGCAAGCGACACGATCATCCTCCAGGCAGGAAGCTATTGCCTCAAGACATCGCAGCGGCGCCACTTTTCGACCTTCGAAGCGGCCCGCGATGCGCTCGTGCGCACGGCCCGACTGAAACGGATGCTCGGGGAGCTCTTGCCCGGCGACACGGTACTTTGCCTCGCCTCCGATGGCGACAACGGCACTTGGTTGTGGACCATCTCGCCGTGGTTGTCGACGCTGCGCTCGCGCATGCTCCAGGCCGATGACGACGAAGACGCGGCCATCGACGCCTTACGGCACTTCGCCGCGGCCGCCGTGGACGCCATGCTCCTCGCCAGCCGGCAAAGCTTGATTCTCGACCTCCACCCCAGCAATTTCGCATTGGACGGCAAACGTGTCGTCTACGTCGACGACGACGTCGGCATCGGCGCGAATCATCCCGCCTTGGGGTATGCCCTCATCCAGCGCATCGAAGAGTGCGCCCACGCGCCACGCAGGGTCGAGGCTTATTTGGATGCGCTCGAACGCGGAATCACCTCGCGGCTCCACCGCGAGGACATCGAGAAACTGGGACTCCCGCGCGCGCTCGAAGACGTCGTGATTCGGGTGCCATCCGCGCGCGAATCGGTCGATCGCCTTCGAACCATCGTCGGCGCGAAGACGTGA
- a CDS encoding pilus assembly protein TadG-related protein: protein MTALVLVAVLGAFIALAIDVGHLWLVRSELQNAADSAALAGVRDLNGIATQYPFALSAARTYGNANDANGTYANIDPADVVLGRWDMTNRTFTPALLPSYAVNAVRVTARRTAASGNAVDMYFAQLLGIGAQNVTAEAIAVGGGPSATCGFVVALPSCSIFDSLGNLNCGASLTFNSNGNNAAFTLLSLTVPNTPDLECALFCTLNSLLHVQLPLYSCSCSNNGCTPTSAKTQIAISNGNNLSGTMVQLILSALALAPSGIDVDLPVFDVPICPAGNLSNVQTVAGYVRTRITGATMAPKKSITMSVQCSSNTNDSRPAQNFYGMKSTAVYLAR from the coding sequence TTGACCGCCCTGGTGCTGGTCGCCGTTCTCGGCGCCTTCATCGCGCTGGCCATCGATGTGGGGCATTTGTGGCTCGTGCGCAGTGAGCTTCAGAATGCCGCGGATTCCGCAGCGCTCGCGGGCGTGCGCGATCTCAATGGGATCGCCACGCAATACCCCTTTGCTCTGAGTGCCGCGAGGACGTATGGCAACGCCAACGATGCCAATGGCACGTACGCGAACATCGACCCCGCCGACGTCGTGCTGGGGCGTTGGGATATGACCAATAGGACATTCACGCCGGCGCTGCTGCCGTCTTACGCCGTGAACGCGGTGCGGGTGACGGCGCGGCGGACGGCGGCCAGTGGCAACGCCGTCGACATGTACTTTGCGCAGCTCCTGGGCATCGGCGCACAGAATGTGACGGCCGAGGCCATCGCCGTCGGCGGCGGCCCCAGTGCGACCTGCGGCTTTGTGGTGGCGCTTCCGAGCTGCAGCATTTTCGATTCGCTCGGTAACCTGAATTGCGGCGCGTCGCTGACCTTCAATTCCAATGGCAACAACGCGGCGTTTACACTGTTGTCATTGACCGTGCCGAATACCCCCGACTTGGAGTGTGCGCTGTTCTGTACCTTAAATTCGCTTTTGCACGTGCAGCTGCCCCTCTATTCGTGCAGCTGTTCGAACAATGGGTGCACGCCCACGTCGGCGAAAACGCAAATTGCCATTTCCAACGGCAACAACCTGTCGGGTACGATGGTTCAACTCATCTTGTCGGCTTTGGCGCTGGCCCCGAGCGGGATCGACGTGGACTTGCCGGTGTTCGACGTTCCAATCTGCCCGGCGGGCAATTTGTCCAACGTTCAAACCGTTGCAGGCTACGTACGCACGCGCATCACCGGGGCGACGATGGCGCCCAAGAAGTCGATCACGATGTCGGTCCAGTGCTCGTCGAACACCAACGACTCGCGCCCGGCGCAGAATTTCTACGGGATGAAATCGACGGCCGTTTACCTGGCCCGGTGA
- a CDS encoding tetratricopeptide repeat protein → MKWRFDGRWMAVVLFAAMGCSRSTTSAPPADKMAVNRQALRKELAFALAGHREWSAAARQLLELIAQHPDDPELHALIGTVYREQGLFEQAERSYATAIRLDPKNAGAYAGRGILREVRGDASDEAIRDFKVAIGLRPDEGAYSNNLGVAFYVRGRYEEAEAALQEGLRHDPFSRRMRNNLGFVYGKLRQFDRAKREFEHGGSSDEAENNLGFVLEQSGNARAACAHYREAATENPLLRAATENVRRACPEEGTSKSP, encoded by the coding sequence ATGAAATGGCGATTCGATGGTCGATGGATGGCCGTGGTTCTGTTCGCGGCCATGGGCTGCTCACGAAGCACGACGAGCGCGCCGCCCGCGGACAAGATGGCGGTCAACCGGCAAGCCTTGCGCAAAGAGCTGGCCTTCGCGCTGGCCGGTCACCGCGAGTGGTCGGCGGCGGCCCGTCAGTTGCTCGAATTGATCGCGCAGCACCCGGACGATCCGGAGCTTCACGCGCTGATTGGAACCGTGTACCGCGAGCAAGGTTTGTTCGAGCAGGCGGAGCGCTCGTACGCCACGGCGATTCGCCTCGACCCGAAGAATGCGGGCGCCTACGCGGGGCGCGGCATCCTGCGCGAGGTGCGGGGCGATGCCAGCGACGAGGCCATCCGCGATTTCAAAGTGGCCATTGGTTTGCGACCCGATGAAGGCGCCTATTCGAACAATCTGGGGGTCGCCTTTTACGTGCGCGGACGCTACGAGGAGGCGGAGGCTGCGCTCCAGGAGGGCCTGCGGCACGATCCATTTTCGCGGCGCATGCGGAACAATCTCGGTTTCGTCTATGGGAAGCTTCGGCAATTCGACCGCGCGAAGCGCGAATTCGAGCATGGGGGTAGCTCCGACGAAGCGGAAAACAATTTGGGATTCGTCTTGGAGCAGTCGGGGAACGCGCGCGCCGCATGCGCGCACTACCGCGAGGCGGCCACGGAGAATCCTCTGCTCAGGGCGGCCACGGAGAACGTCCGGCGCGCGTGTCCAGAGGAAGGGACGTCGAAGTCACCATGA
- a CDS encoding type II and III secretion system protein family protein: MGTLKSRIFAAVCAALLWSHPAKGDSPVLRISREMTSSRELSLEVGQNRLLETSSALGRVSVANPDVADLKVITNTQLLLTAKSVGDTYLTVWDKADVPLVLSLHVSRNLDALQKQLKELFPTEDITASSAGDLVVLSGEVSDIRIPERALAVGRLHAQKIANQIKVRGNHQVQLEVKFSEVSRTGLREMGFSFFHNNGDRVGGMTGPSQPLGGFANAAPNRVPGADVPGVPAVYPGMRADAFSLFFSGLSQFPFSAVLSLLEQNSLAKTLAEPTLVSMTGQEARFLAGGEFPIPLATGFGTVQVTYKKFGIQLVFTPTVLSDGLINLKLATEVSEIDPSVGVQIGGFTVPGLSSRQSDTTVRMRDGQSFAIAGLLSDRSRNSMAKVPWLGDLPVLGTLFRSSQFRRDETELLVVITARLVQPLGARMAPVLPGGTEVNDPDDFSLFVLGRTSQSPSHPPSRGEAISVPGHHLGGPAGQVGYIR, translated from the coding sequence ATGGGCACTTTGAAGTCGCGCATCTTCGCCGCCGTATGTGCGGCCCTGCTCTGGTCGCACCCGGCGAAGGGCGACTCGCCGGTACTCCGCATCAGCCGCGAGATGACCTCGTCGCGCGAGCTCTCCTTGGAGGTTGGACAGAATCGCCTCTTGGAAACGTCGTCGGCGCTGGGGCGTGTCTCCGTCGCCAATCCCGATGTGGCCGATCTCAAGGTCATCACCAACACGCAGCTATTGCTCACCGCGAAGAGCGTGGGCGATACCTACCTCACCGTCTGGGACAAAGCGGACGTGCCGTTGGTGCTCTCGCTCCATGTGTCGCGCAACCTCGATGCGCTGCAAAAGCAGCTCAAGGAGCTTTTTCCCACCGAGGACATCACCGCATCGTCGGCCGGAGACCTCGTGGTGCTCTCGGGCGAGGTTTCGGACATTCGCATTCCGGAGCGGGCGCTCGCGGTGGGGCGTCTGCACGCGCAGAAGATTGCCAATCAGATCAAGGTTCGCGGCAACCACCAGGTGCAGCTCGAGGTGAAGTTCTCCGAGGTGTCACGCACGGGCCTGCGCGAAATGGGATTCAGCTTTTTCCACAACAACGGCGATCGCGTGGGCGGCATGACCGGGCCCTCGCAGCCGCTCGGGGGCTTCGCGAACGCCGCGCCGAACCGCGTGCCCGGCGCCGACGTTCCTGGTGTTCCCGCCGTGTATCCCGGCATGCGGGCCGATGCGTTTTCGCTCTTCTTCTCGGGATTGTCGCAATTCCCGTTTTCCGCGGTGCTGTCGCTGCTCGAGCAGAACTCCCTGGCCAAAACCCTCGCCGAACCGACTCTCGTTTCGATGACCGGGCAGGAAGCTCGTTTTCTCGCGGGCGGCGAATTCCCCATTCCGCTGGCAACGGGATTTGGGACCGTGCAGGTCACGTACAAGAAATTCGGTATTCAACTGGTCTTCACCCCCACGGTTCTTTCCGACGGGCTCATCAATCTAAAGCTCGCCACCGAGGTCTCCGAGATCGATCCCTCCGTGGGTGTGCAAATCGGTGGCTTCACCGTGCCGGGGCTGAGCTCCCGCCAGAGCGATACCACCGTGCGCATGCGCGATGGTCAAAGCTTCGCCATCGCCGGGCTCCTCTCGGACAGGTCGCGCAACTCCATGGCCAAGGTGCCTTGGCTCGGGGATCTTCCCGTGCTGGGGACGCTCTTTCGCTCGTCGCAATTCCGGCGCGACGAGACGGAGCTGCTCGTGGTCATCACGGCGCGATTGGTGCAGCCCCTCGGTGCGCGCATGGCGCCGGTGCTTCCGGGCGGGACGGAGGTCAACGACCCCGACGACTTTTCGCTCTTCGTGCTCGGGCGCACGTCGCAGAGTCCGAGCCATCCTCCTTCGCGCGGTGAGGCCATTTCGGTGCCTGGGCACCATTTGGGCGGGCCGGCCGGACAGGTGGGGTACATCCGATGA
- a CDS encoding A24 family peptidase yields the protein MHTPAPNGILIATLCCGIIAVAFWDFRYRKIPNGLLFVIMGAGLAHAVLAGGHRGAVASLFGAAAGIVLLIWPCDRGLVSMRDVKLLSAIGMWVGVAGAVRILVMSSILGGLMACAVLLRLPREHRAEVRRNIATFARTGSFILPPAGDDARVIPFGFALTVAAMWVLLYEARWAL from the coding sequence ATGCATACCCCAGCTCCAAACGGGATTCTCATTGCCACCCTCTGTTGCGGAATTATCGCCGTCGCTTTTTGGGACTTTCGATATCGCAAAATTCCTAACGGCCTCCTGTTCGTCATCATGGGCGCCGGACTCGCGCATGCGGTGCTTGCCGGTGGCCACCGCGGAGCCGTGGCGTCGCTGTTCGGTGCCGCGGCCGGTATCGTTCTGCTGATTTGGCCCTGCGATCGCGGCCTCGTCAGCATGCGGGACGTCAAGCTTCTCTCGGCCATCGGCATGTGGGTCGGCGTCGCCGGCGCCGTGCGCATTCTCGTCATGAGCTCCATCCTCGGTGGACTCATGGCATGCGCCGTCCTGCTGCGTCTCCCTCGCGAGCACCGCGCCGAGGTGCGTAGAAACATCGCTACCTTCGCACGCACCGGATCGTTCATCCTTCCGCCAGCGGGAGACGATGCGCGGGTCATCCCGTTCGGATTCGCACTTACCGTGGCGGCCATGTGGGTTCTCCTCTACGAAGCGCGATGGGCACTTTGA
- a CDS encoding class II glutamine amidotransferase has translation MSLIGLVSKTSVFARASGSKNGWNFAVQEEARDRWAVSGACAGGVLAVGRGGGEWTVSSDDVRHSSFPASAVTGHVVIAATNAPDGEIRMMRSSPWLFVYEGSITDTEALCGALDVMWFVRRSSLRAPSELIFRHIMAYLPAIETPSMRGAAMACITEDLHRVRSLGTLSFLCSNGSSLYAYASGRALAFSNDADAMWVGSPGTVSPEPTVEQLPDGVFLALTAPGRIVRDVLGSSAH, from the coding sequence ATGTCCCTCATCGGCCTCGTGAGCAAAACCAGTGTATTCGCCCGCGCTTCCGGCTCGAAAAATGGATGGAACTTCGCCGTCCAGGAGGAGGCTCGGGACCGATGGGCCGTTTCTGGCGCTTGCGCCGGCGGCGTTCTCGCCGTGGGCCGCGGAGGCGGCGAGTGGACCGTCTCCAGCGACGACGTGCGCCATTCGTCCTTTCCGGCAAGTGCGGTGACCGGCCACGTCGTCATCGCGGCCACGAATGCGCCCGACGGCGAAATTCGCATGATGCGCTCGTCGCCTTGGCTCTTCGTCTACGAAGGATCCATCACCGATACCGAGGCGCTCTGCGGGGCGCTCGATGTCATGTGGTTCGTGCGGCGGAGTAGCCTCCGCGCGCCCAGCGAGCTCATTTTTCGGCATATCATGGCGTATTTGCCCGCCATCGAAACACCGAGCATGCGCGGCGCGGCCATGGCCTGCATTACGGAAGATCTCCACCGCGTGCGCTCGCTGGGCACCTTGTCATTCCTCTGCTCCAATGGCTCGAGCCTCTACGCCTACGCCTCCGGCCGCGCCCTCGCGTTCTCCAACGACGCCGACGCCATGTGGGTCGGCTCCCCCGGCACCGTCTCCCCCGAACCCACCGTCGAACAACTCCCCGACGGCGTCTTCCTCGCCCTCACGGCGCCAGGCCGAATAGTGCGCGATGTTTTAGGAAGTAGTGCCCATTAG
- a CDS encoding type II secretion system F family protein, translating to MDPIVVVGAGLACVASIAAAVGVRVAMTAPRDAVLERAQRMTSVPDPDATVTTTRGKSLWASLLAPLGGIARSKEEEESSRMRKVLLHAGFRGAHALETFLGAKVALALTLGGGLLVTSSMLPAPVPGVRALAVVLLSVGFYAPNTWLRGRVQARQTALVRSLADTIDLLVTCVEAGLGLDAALSRIAKEVELSAPELSFELRQTTMEIQAGVARSSAFRRLAERTGVDELRALSAIVIQTEMFGTPIGRALRTHASSMRTRRSHRAEEKAATASVKMMLPLIACILPSLFAIILGPAIVRIVTLLGPALKH from the coding sequence ATGGATCCCATTGTCGTCGTCGGTGCAGGACTCGCATGTGTTGCCTCCATTGCGGCAGCGGTCGGTGTGCGTGTGGCGATGACCGCGCCGCGGGACGCGGTGCTCGAGCGCGCGCAGCGCATGACGAGTGTTCCCGATCCCGACGCCACCGTCACTACGACGAGGGGAAAATCCCTGTGGGCCTCTCTGCTGGCACCTCTGGGTGGAATCGCGCGTTCGAAGGAGGAAGAAGAGTCCTCGCGGATGCGCAAGGTGCTGCTGCACGCGGGGTTTCGCGGCGCGCACGCGCTGGAGACATTTCTCGGGGCCAAGGTCGCGCTGGCCTTGACGCTCGGCGGAGGGCTGCTCGTGACGAGCTCCATGCTGCCCGCGCCGGTGCCCGGCGTGCGTGCGCTGGCCGTGGTGCTGCTGTCCGTCGGCTTTTACGCGCCCAATACGTGGCTCCGCGGGCGCGTTCAGGCGCGGCAGACGGCATTGGTCCGCTCGCTCGCCGATACGATCGATCTGCTGGTCACGTGCGTCGAGGCGGGCCTCGGCCTGGATGCTGCGCTTTCGCGCATTGCGAAAGAGGTCGAGCTCTCCGCGCCGGAGCTCTCCTTCGAGTTGCGGCAAACGACCATGGAAATCCAGGCCGGCGTCGCTCGCAGCAGCGCTTTCCGCAGGCTCGCCGAGCGCACCGGTGTGGACGAGCTGCGTGCGCTATCGGCCATCGTCATTCAGACGGAAATGTTCGGCACGCCCATCGGCCGCGCACTGCGCACGCACGCTTCGTCGATGCGCACGCGCCGCTCGCACCGGGCCGAGGAAAAGGCGGCCACCGCCAGCGTCAAGATGATGCTGCCCCTCATCGCCTGCATTTTGCCGTCGCTCTTCGCGATCATCCTCGGCCCGGCCATCGTTCGCATCGTCACCTTGCTCGGTCCAGCCCTGAAGCACTGA
- a CDS encoding type II secretion system F family protein produces MTGVLFVAVLLGIVAGLEAIHYFVRYLSESSAEELRRRLQTVGAPNAGPQILRRRRFASSDWLNEALAGFDFAERIERLLDQSDAKTNVAGVLARMTFLALFGGVLAVVMHRSFAAVVFVPLFGASPLLLGLRARAERAKKISEQLPDALEMMARAVKAGHALPVSFKFVAQECPPPIASEFAKAYEQQNLGLSLDAAAHSMTERVPGCLDLKLLAVAIRIQNETGGNLVEVLERIADTMRDRFKFQSKLRALTAEGRISGVILGALPVVVAFLLSITNPGYLTELGQGLGRAILACGFVLWVSGILWIRQLTKVAY; encoded by the coding sequence ATGACCGGCGTGTTGTTCGTTGCCGTGCTTTTGGGCATCGTTGCCGGCCTCGAGGCCATTCATTACTTCGTCCGCTATTTGAGTGAGAGCTCGGCCGAAGAGTTGCGACGGCGCCTGCAGACCGTGGGCGCACCCAACGCCGGGCCGCAGATCCTCCGCAGGCGCCGTTTTGCCTCGTCCGACTGGCTCAACGAGGCCCTTGCGGGCTTCGACTTCGCCGAAAGGATCGAACGCTTGCTCGATCAGAGCGATGCGAAAACGAACGTCGCGGGTGTCCTCGCACGAATGACCTTTCTGGCGCTTTTCGGCGGTGTTCTCGCGGTGGTGATGCATCGCTCCTTTGCAGCCGTGGTGTTCGTGCCCCTGTTCGGGGCATCGCCGCTCTTGCTCGGGCTGCGTGCGCGTGCGGAGCGGGCGAAGAAGATCTCCGAGCAACTTCCCGACGCCCTGGAAATGATGGCCCGCGCCGTCAAGGCGGGACATGCGCTTCCCGTTTCGTTCAAGTTCGTGGCCCAGGAGTGCCCTCCGCCGATTGCGAGTGAATTCGCGAAAGCTTACGAGCAGCAGAACCTCGGACTCTCGTTGGATGCCGCCGCGCACAGCATGACCGAGCGGGTTCCCGGTTGTCTGGATCTGAAGCTGCTCGCGGTGGCGATTCGCATTCAGAACGAGACAGGTGGAAATCTGGTGGAGGTGCTGGAGCGTATCGCCGATACGATGCGCGATCGGTTCAAATTCCAATCGAAGCTGCGCGCCCTCACGGCCGAAGGCCGTATTTCCGGTGTCATTCTGGGAGCCCTTCCCGTGGTGGTGGCGTTTCTTCTGTCGATCACGAATCCAGGCTATCTCACGGAATTGGGGCAGGGGCTCGGTCGCGCCATTTTGGCCTGCGGCTTCGTGCTCTGGGTGAGTGGCATCCTTTGGATCCGCCAATTGACGAAGGTGGCCTACTGA
- a CDS encoding CpaF family protein yields MSLDARLKPPNGTQARASQPDAAPALAPDIYYGLKAQLHTRVVDRLDLETLSRLTPEQLTQELTGILARMVTDTNLPLNRREREKMVHELIDDILGLGPLETVMRDTAISDILVNTFNTIYVERGGRLELTPLRFRDNEHLQQTINRIVSRVGRRVDETSPMVDARLPDGSRVNAIIPPLAVDGPILSIRRFGGAPLRTDDLVRTGAMTAAMRTFLEACVKSKFNILVAGGTGTGKTTMLNALSSFIPNYERIVTIEDAAELQLQQSHVVRLETRPSNVEGKGEVLTRDLVRNSLRMRPDRIIVGEIRSVEILDMLQAMNTGHEGSMATLHANSSRDALTRMMAMIGMSGLNVTEQVVSQMIARALDLIVQLHRGGDGKRRIVAISEVTGTEGTTIQMQDIFVFRQRGVDAEGRVVGDFLSTGIRPRCAERLERAGFNLPPETFTPMDSRQVRR; encoded by the coding sequence ATGTCGCTCGACGCACGCCTGAAGCCACCTAACGGAACACAAGCGCGAGCTTCACAACCCGATGCGGCCCCGGCGCTTGCGCCGGACATCTATTACGGGCTCAAAGCCCAGTTGCACACGCGCGTCGTCGACCGGCTCGATCTGGAGACCTTGAGCCGCCTGACCCCCGAGCAGCTCACCCAGGAGCTCACGGGCATTTTGGCCCGGATGGTCACCGATACGAATCTGCCGTTGAATCGCCGCGAACGCGAAAAGATGGTTCACGAGCTGATCGACGACATTCTCGGTCTGGGGCCGCTCGAGACCGTGATGCGGGATACGGCGATATCGGATATTCTGGTCAATACATTCAACACCATTTACGTGGAACGTGGTGGACGGCTCGAGCTGACCCCGCTCCGCTTTCGCGACAACGAACACCTGCAGCAGACGATCAACCGCATCGTCTCCCGCGTGGGCCGGCGCGTGGACGAGACCTCGCCCATGGTGGACGCGCGCCTTCCCGATGGGTCGCGCGTGAACGCCATCATTCCGCCGCTGGCGGTGGATGGTCCCATTCTGAGCATTCGCCGCTTCGGCGGCGCCCCGCTGCGCACCGACGACCTCGTGCGCACCGGCGCCATGACCGCCGCGATGCGCACCTTTCTGGAAGCATGCGTCAAGTCGAAGTTCAATATCCTCGTCGCCGGCGGTACCGGAACCGGGAAAACGACGATGCTGAACGCATTGTCGTCGTTCATTCCAAACTACGAGCGCATCGTCACCATCGAGGATGCCGCGGAGCTGCAGCTGCAGCAATCGCACGTCGTGCGCCTGGAGACGCGCCCGTCCAACGTCGAAGGAAAAGGAGAGGTGCTCACTCGGGATCTCGTTCGAAATAGCCTGCGTATGCGGCCCGACCGCATCATCGTGGGTGAAATTCGGTCCGTGGAAATCCTGGACATGCTCCAGGCGATGAACACCGGCCACGAGGGGTCGATGGCCACGCTCCACGCGAACTCCTCGCGCGATGCACTCACCCGCATGATGGCCATGATTGGCATGTCGGGCCTCAACGTGACCGAGCAGGTCGTCTCGCAAATGATTGCCCGCGCCTTGGACCTGATCGTGCAGCTCCACCGCGGAGGCGATGGAAAACGGCGCATCGTGGCCATTTCCGAGGTTACCGGCACCGAGGGCACGACCATTCAGATGCAGGACATCTTCGTTTTTCGTCAGCGAGGCGTCGATGCCGAAGGTCGGGTGGTGGGCGACTTTCTCTCGACGGGGATCCGCCCGCGCTGTGCCGAGCGGCTCGAGCGCGCTGGCTTCAACCTTCCGCCCGAGACCTTTACGCCCATGGACAGCCGGCAGGTGCGGCGATGA
- a CDS encoding AAA family ATPase, which produces MSERPTVVLLGATRERHASVTAALEPIAFLSKEVNSLALSKSRIVLVDLTYDLERGLRAVEEVRRVIAQVQIVAVADAKDPEVILRAMRAGACEFVVLADGRELAAVVKLLLQRGARESRTGTILSVFPSKGGVGATTAAVNLACALSRLEARVLLVDFERQLGAVLAFLDLAPRESIGDVAKNLHRLDRELLLSSLAHHASGPYVVAQPDSLEDGDAVTAAQATEVLQFAARHFDYVICDGLRGFDELSVAVLDASSRVELVLTQDVIALKNAKRCLSVFQRLGYDKDKVEILINRYQSKAPIDVAAASDNLGLEVRCTVANDYPAAVAALNRGLPIESVAPRSPAVRDLGELARRLTGTPPEKPRNLFRMIVSTLATKESPAHVARRTPEAT; this is translated from the coding sequence ATGAGCGAGCGTCCGACGGTGGTTCTCCTCGGGGCAACGCGCGAGCGGCACGCAAGCGTGACCGCCGCACTGGAGCCCATTGCGTTCCTCAGCAAAGAGGTCAACTCCCTGGCCCTGTCCAAGAGCCGCATCGTCCTCGTCGATCTCACGTACGATCTCGAGCGCGGACTTCGCGCCGTGGAGGAGGTGCGCCGTGTGATCGCCCAAGTGCAAATTGTCGCGGTGGCCGACGCCAAAGATCCCGAAGTCATTTTGCGGGCTATGCGAGCGGGCGCCTGCGAATTCGTGGTCCTCGCCGATGGCCGCGAGCTCGCGGCGGTGGTGAAGTTGCTTCTGCAGCGCGGCGCGCGCGAGAGCCGCACGGGCACGATCCTCTCCGTCTTTCCGTCGAAAGGCGGCGTCGGGGCGACCACCGCCGCCGTGAATCTGGCCTGCGCGCTCAGTCGCCTCGAGGCGCGCGTTCTTCTCGTCGACTTCGAGCGTCAGCTCGGCGCCGTTCTGGCCTTTCTCGACCTCGCGCCGCGCGAATCCATCGGCGACGTGGCCAAGAACCTGCACCGCCTCGACCGGGAGCTTCTGCTCTCGTCGCTCGCGCACCACGCGTCGGGCCCGTACGTCGTGGCCCAGCCGGATTCGCTGGAGGACGGAGATGCCGTGACGGCGGCGCAAGCGACGGAGGTTTTGCAATTCGCCGCGCGGCACTTCGATTACGTGATTTGCGACGGCCTGCGCGGATTCGACGAGCTTTCGGTCGCGGTGCTGGACGCTTCGAGCCGGGTCGAGCTGGTGCTCACGCAAGACGTCATTGCACTCAAGAATGCCAAACGCTGTTTGTCCGTGTTCCAGCGGCTTGGCTACGACAAGGACAAAGTCGAAATCCTCATCAATCGCTATCAATCCAAAGCGCCCATCGACGTGGCTGCAGCCAGCGACAACCTCGGTCTCGAGGTGCGCTGCACCGTTGCCAATGATTATCCGGCGGCCGTGGCGGCCTTGAACCGCGGGCTTCCCATCGAATCGGTTGCCCCGCGTTCGCCCGCCGTTCGCGATCTGGGGGAACTTGCCCGAAGGCTCACTGGGACCCCGCCGGAAAAGCCGCGCAATCTGTTTCGGATGATCGTCTCCACTCTCGCCACGAAGGAAAGCCCCGCCCATGTCGCTCGACGCACGCCTGAAGCCACCTAA